A stretch of the Muntiacus reevesi chromosome 8, mMunRee1.1, whole genome shotgun sequence genome encodes the following:
- the SLC19A1 gene encoding reduced folate transporter: MALSGPEVEKQVPEEPQPGREQQSWWCLVSFLCVYGFMAQMRPGESFITPYLLGPDKNFTQTQVTNEITPVLSYSNLAVLVPIFLLTDYLCYKPVLLLQALSYVSVWLLLLFGSTVLHMQFMEFFFGITMAARIAYSSYIFSLVPPARYQRMASYSRASVLLGVFTSSVLGQLLVTMGRVPFSTLNYISLAFLTFSLVLALFLKRPKRSLFFNRGAPVRAGAAPSELDQMNPGQAQAAGAKPGWPPAAWRDSTFVRMLGELGRLVQQPQLRLWSLWWVFNSAGYYLIVYYVHILWKVVNPTTDTTRVYNGGADAASTLLGALTSFAAGFVKIRWALWARLVIAVVTLLQAGLVFLMYKTDNIWLCYVAFVLFRGSYQFLVPIATFQIAASLSQELRALVFGINTFLATVLKTIITLIVSDKRGLGLPVHSQFLIYFVYFLLLFAAYFLAAVLVGLRHFEQSRRQPLPPAQELVSPVQEKVTQDGAPLPAPEDRVLAV; the protein is encoded by the exons ATGGCGCTCTCTGGCCCGGAGGTGGAGAAGCAGGTGCCGGAGGAACCCCAGCCCGGCCGTGAGCAGCAGTCCTGGTGGTGCCTGGTGTCCTTCCTCTGCGTCTACGGCTTCATGGCCCAGATGCGGCCTGGGGAGAGCTTCATCACGCCTTACCTCCTGGGCCCCGACAAGAACTTCACACAGACGCAG GTCACCAACGAGATCACGCCGGTGCTGTCCTACTCGAACCTGGCCGTGCTGGTGCCCATCTTCTTGCTGACCGACTACCTCTGCTACAAGCCGGTGCTGCTGCTGCAGGCCCTGAGCTACGTGTCTGTGTGGCTCCTGCTGCTGTTTGGCTCGACGGTGCTGCAcatgcagttcatggagttcttcTTCGGCATCACCATGGCTGCCCGCATCGCTTACTCCTCCTACATCTTCTCGCTGGTGCCCCCTGCCCGCTACCAGCGCATGGCCAGCTACTCGCGGGCCTCGGTGCTGCTGGGCGTCTTCACCAGCTCGGTGCTGGGCCAGCTGCTGGTCACCATGGGCAGGGTCCCCTTCTCCACGCTCAACTACATCTCGCTGGCCTTCCTCACCTTCAGCCTGGTGCTGGCGCTCTTCCTGAAGCGCCCCAAGCGCAGCCTCTTCTTCAACCGCGGAGCGCCCGTGCGTGCCGGGGCGGCGCCCTCCGAGCTGGACCAGATGAACCCGGGCCAGGCGCAGGCCGCGGGCGCGAAGCCGGGCTGGCCGCCGGCCGCCTGGCGCGACTCGACGTTCGTGCGCATGCTCGGAGAGCTGGGCCGCCTGGTGCAGCAGCCGCAGCTGCGCCTCTGGTCTCTCTGGTGGGTCTTCAACTCCGCCGGCTACTACCTGATCGTCTACTACGTGCACATCCTGTGGAAAGTGGTCAACCCCACCACGGACACCACCAGGGTCTACAACGGCGGGGCGGACGCCGCCTCCACGCTGCTAG GTGCCCTCACCTCCTTCGCTGCGGGCTTCGTGAAGATCCGCTGGGCGCTGTGGGCCAGGCTTGTCATCGCGGTGGTGACGCTGCTGCAGGCGGGGCTGGTGTTCCTCATGTACAAGACCGACAACATTTGGTTGTGCTACGTGGCCTTCGTGCTCTTCCGCGGCTCCTACCAGTTCCTGGTGCCCATCGCCAC TTTTCAGATCGCGGCTTCTCTTTCTCAAGAGCTCCGCGCCCTGGTCTTCGGCATCAACACATTCCTCGCCACCGTTCTCAAGACCATCATCACTCTCATCGTCTCCGACAAGCGAGGCCTGGGCCTCCCGGTCCACTCTCAG TTCCTCATCTACTTCGTCTACTTCCTGCTGCTCTTCGCCGCCTACTTCCTTGCCGCCGTGCTGGTGGGCCTGCGCCACTTCGAACAGAGCCGCCGCCAGCCCCTGCCGCCGGCCCAGGAGCTGGTGAGTCCCGTGCAAGAGAAGGTCACGCAGGACGGAGCCCCGCTCCCAGCCCCAGAGGATCGTGTGCTTGCCGTGTGA